A genomic window from Brassica napus cultivar Da-Ae unplaced genomic scaffold, Da-Ae ScsIHWf_1425;HRSCAF=2013, whole genome shotgun sequence includes:
- the LOC106429698 gene encoding phosphoglycerate kinase 3, cytosolic: MATKRSVGTLKEADLKGKSVFVRVDLNVPLDDNSNITDDTRIRAAVPTIKYLMGNGSRVVLCSHLGRPKGVTPKFSLKPLVPRLSELLGVEVVMANDSIGEEVQKLVAGLPEGGVLLLENVRFYKEEEKNDPEFAKKLAALADVYVNDAFGTAHRAHASTEGVAKYLKPSVAGFLMQKELDYLVGAVANPKKPFAAIVGGSKVSTKIGVIESLLSTVDILLLGGGMIFTFYKAQGHSVGSSLVEEDKLDLAKSLMEKAKAKGVSLLLPTDVVIADKFAPDANSKIVPATAIPDGWMGLDVGPDSIKTFSEALDTTQTIIWNGPMGVFEFEKFAAGTEAVAKQLAELSGKGVTTIIGGGDSVAAVEKVGLADKMSHISTGGGASLELLEGKPLPGVLALDDA; the protein is encoded by the exons ATGGCGACGAAGAGAAGCGTTGGAACACTGAAGGAAGCGGATCTGAAGGGAAAGAGCGTGTTCGTGAGGGTTGATCTCAACGTTCCTTTGGATGATAACTCTAACATCACCGACGACACTAGGATTCGTGCCGCTGTTCCCACCATCAAGTACTTGATGGGTAACGGATCTAGGGTTGTTCTCTGCAGTCACTTG GGCCGCCCAAAAGGTGTTACCCCTAAATTCAGCTTGAAGCCTCTTGTGCCGAGATTGTCTGAGCTTCTTGGTGTTGAGGTTGTGATGGCAAATGACTCTATTGGTGAGGAAGTCCAGAAACTGGTTGCAGGACTACCTGAAGGTGGAGTTCTTCTCTTGGAGAACGTGAGGTTCTacaaggaagaagagaagaacgACCCTGAATTCGCAAAGAAGCTTGCTGCCCTTGCTGATGTCTACGTCAACGATGCTTTCGGAACTGCTCACAGAGCTCATGCTTCTACCGAGGGAGTTGCAAAATACTTGAAGCCTTCTGTCGCTGGTTTCCTCATGCAGAAGGAGCTTGATTACCTTGTCGGAGCTGTGGCAAACCCCAAGAAGCCTTTTGCTGCCATTGTCGGAGGCTCAAAGGTTTCGACAAAGATTGGTGTCATTGAGTCGCTCttgtccaccgttgacatcctCTTGCTCGGTGGAGGTATGATTTTCACTTTCTACAAGGCGCAAGGACACTCGGTTGGATCTTCCCTTGTGGAAGAGGACAAGCTTGACTTGGCCAAGTCACTCATGGAGAAGGCGAAAGCCAAAGGTGTCTCTCTGTTGCTCCCAACCGATGTGGTTATTGCTGATAAGTTCGCTCCCGATGCTAACAGCAAG ATAGTGCCAGCCACGGCAATCCCAGATGGCTGGATGGGACTGGATGTTGGTCCAGACTCCATCAAGACATTCAGCGAGGCTCTGGACACAACCCAGACCATCATCTGGAATGGTCCCATGGGTGTTTTTGAATTCGAAAAGTTTGCAGCTGGAACTGAG GCCGTAGCAAAGCAGCTAGCGGAGCTGAGCGGAAAGGGAGTGACCACAATCATAGGAGGAGGTGACTCTGTGGCTGCCGTGGAGAAGGTTGGTTTGGCTGACAAGATGAGTCACATCTCTACCGGAGGAGGTGCAAGTTTGGAGCTTCTAGAGGGAAAGCCACTTCCAGGAGTCCTCGCTCTTGACGACGCGTGA
- the LOC106429716 gene encoding pentatricopeptide repeat-containing protein At1g79540-like, which produces MRSQMFLRSVIQFYSKRPYTTEFNISSEVIAILSKAKPIEPALEPLVPFLSHKTITSVIKDHLNPQLGFRFFIWASRRERLRSKESFSLLIDMLSKENGCDLYWQTLEELKSSGVSVDSYCFLVLISAYAKMGSAEKAVESFGRMKEFGCRPDVFTYNAVLRVMMRKEVFFMLAFAVYNEMLKCNCAPNRYTFGVLMDGLYKKGRMNDAQKMFDDMTGRGILPDRVTYTILISGLCQRGSVEDARKLFHEMKEAGEAPDSVACNALLDGFCKLGRMVEAFQLLRMFEKDGFVLGLRGCSSLIDGLFRGGRYDEGFELYEIMLKKNIKPDVVLCTILIQGLSKAGKIEDALKLLSSMPSQGIPPDTYCYNAVIKALCEQGLLEEARSLHLEMSETESFPDEFTQTILICSMCRNGLVRKAEEIFNEIEKRGCSPSVPSFNALIDGLCKSGELKEARLLLHKMEVGRPASLFLRLSYSGNRSFDAMVESGSILKAYKDLAHLADAGNSPDIVTYNVLINGFCKAGDIDGALKLLNVLQLKGLSPDSVTYNTLINGLHRVGREEEAFKLFYAKDDFRHSPAVYKSLMTWSCRKRKITVAVSLWMKYLKKISCLDDETANEIEQCFKAGETERALRRLIELDTRREEFSFEPYTIWLIGLCQAGRFQEALMVFSVLREKKILVTPPSCVKLIHGLCKREQLDAAVDVFAYTLDNNFKLMPRVCNYLLSSLLQTRDRVEIVSRLINRMELAGYDVDSMLRFRLLKRLRHRKSRVMIGT; this is translated from the coding sequence ATGAGATCGCAAATGTTCCTTCGATCAGTCATCCAGTTCTATTCAAAGCGTCCCTACACCACCGAATTCAACATCTCCAGCGAAGTCATCGCCATCTTATCCAAGGCGAAACCCATAGAGCCAGCTTTGGAGCCGCTCGTCCCCTTCCTATCTCACAAAACCATCACATCGGTGATCAAAGATCATCTCAATCCGCAGTTAGGTTTCCGTTTCTTCATATGGGCTTCGAGGAGAGAGCGTCTAAGGAGCAAAGAGTCTTTCTCTCTGCTCATCGATATGTTATCCAAAGAGAACGGATGCGATCTCTACTGGCAAACTCTGGAGGAGCTTAAATCAAGCGGCGTCTCCGTCGATTCGTACTGCTTCCTCGTGTTGATCTCGGCTTATGCGAAGATGGGTTCGGCGGAGAAGGCGGTGGAGTCGTTTGGGAGGATGAAGGAGTTCGGATGCAGACCCGATGTGTTCACGTACAACGCGGTGTTGCGAGTCATGATGAGGAAAGAAGTCTTCTTTATGCTTGCTTTCGCTGTCTACAACGAGATGCTCAAGTGTAACTGCGCCCCGAATCGGTATACCTTTGGTGTTTTGATGGATGGGTTGTATAAGAAAGGGAGAATGAACGATGCACAGAAGATGTTCGACGATATGACGGGGAGAGGGATTCTTCCTGATAGAGTTACTTATACGATTCTTATCTCGGGTTTGTGTCAGAGAGGGAGTGTTGAAGACGCACGGAAGCTGTTCCACGAGATGAAAGAGGCTGGTGAGGCTCCTGATTCTGTTGCGTGCAATGCTTTGCTTGATGGGTTTTGTAAGTTAGGTAGAATGGTTGAGGCGTTTCAGCTGTTGCGGATGTTTGAGAAAGATGGTTTTGTGCTTGGTCTCCGAGGCTGCAGCAGTTTGATCGATGGATTGTTTAGAGGTGGGAGATACGATGAGGGGTTTGAGTTGTATGAGATTATGCTTAAGAAGAATATCAAGCCTGATGTTGTTTTGTGCACGATACTGATTCAAGGGTTATCCAAGGCAGGGAAGATTGAGGATGCGTTGAAGCTGCTAAGCAGCATGCCGAGTCAAGGTATTCCCCCAGATACTTACTGCTACAATGCTGTTATAAAGGCTCTATGTGAGCAGGGGCTTTTGGAAGAGGCTCGGTCTCTTCATCTCGAGATGTCGGAAACGGAATCCTTCCCTGATGAGTTCACACAGACGATCCTGATTTGTAGTATGTGCAGGAATGGTCTGGTTAGGAAAGCTGAAGAAATTTTCAATGAGATTGAGAAGAGAGGCTGTTCTCCTTCGGTTCCTAGTTTTAACGCTTTGATCGATGGTCTCTGCAAGTCCGGtgagctcaaggaagctaggttatTGCTGCATAAAATGGAGGTGGGGAGACCTGCTTCTTTGTTTCTACGGCTTTCGTATAGTGGAAACCGGAGTTTTGACGCCATGGTTGAATCTGGTTCGATTCTGAAGGCGTACAAGGACCTTGCGCATCTTGCTGATGCTGGGAACTCGCCTGACATTGTAACTTACAACGTTCTGATAAACGGGTTCTGCAAAGCGGGAGACATTGACGGTGCTCTCAAGCTTCTCAATGTGCTTCAGCTAAAGGGTTTATCCCCTGACAGCGTCACTTACAACACTCTCATCAACGGACTACACAGAGTTGgtagagaagaagaagcttttaAACTCTTTTACGCGAAAGATGACTTCAGACACAGTCCAGCCGTTTACAAATCGCTCATGACATGGTCATGTCGGAAAAGAAAGATCACGGTGGCTGTTAGTCTATGGATGAAATACTTAAAGAAGATATCTTGTCTGGACGACGAAACAGCTAATGAGATTGAACAGTGTTTCAAGGCAGGGGAAACCGAGAGAGCTTTAAGACGGCTAATCGAATTGGATACCAGAAGAGAAGAGTTCAGTTTCGAACCTTACACCATATGGCTGATAGGGTTATGCCAAGCAGGGAGGTTTCAGGAGGCCTTGATGGTGTTTTCTGTTTTAAGGGAGAAGAAGATCCTCGTCACGCCTCCGAGCTGTGTCAAACTGATTCATGGACTCTGCAAAAGAGAACAACTCGATGCAGCGGTTGATGTGTTCGCGTACACTCTGGATAACAACTTCAAGCTGATGCCTAGAGTGTGCAACTACCTCCTAAGCTCTCTCCTGCAAACCAGAGACAGAGTGGAGATTGTTTCTCGACTCATAAACAGAATGGAACTTGCAGGGTATGATGTTGACTCAATGCTTCGATTTAGGCTTTTGAAACGTCTTAGACATAGAAAAAGCCGGGTCATGATAGGTACTTAG